One Pelmatolapia mariae isolate MD_Pm_ZW unplaced genomic scaffold, Pm_UMD_F_2 NODE_ptg000427l+_length_38136_cov_1, whole genome shotgun sequence DNA window includes the following coding sequences:
- the LOC134623135 gene encoding uncharacterized protein LOC134623135 encodes MQEFDLSVRGTYSTMNDQELDNIISAIKNQMPNAGYRMVQGHLVSMGLRVQWWRMMASMHRVDAVGIFTRITELGCVVRRSYSVRGPLSLVHIDTNHKLIRYNVVIFGGVDGYSRKVLYLDAATNNRAKTAFSFFLRSAQLHGLPSRVRADQGVENLDIAHFMFATRGTGRASFISGKSVHNQRVERLWRDVWIAVTSKYHDVLHSLEEDGLLDISDVIHLFGVHYIFVPRLRADLVTFVGGWNNHPLRTEGGLTPEQLWCIGHLQELDEGERLEELQDPGIDWESAVLQEESNSTVVVPEIECPLDEETLEGLQRTINPLEHSESYGRDLKDGNMGLAGHPLEHMLDSKRL; translated from the exons ATGCAAGAATTTGACTTGTCTGTGAGAGGAACATACAGCACAATGAATGACCAAGAGCTGGACAACATCATATCGGCTATCAAAAATCAGATGCCAAATGCTGGCTATCGAATGGTTCAAGGACATTTGGTTTCTATGGGTCTCCGTGTTCAGTGGTGGAGAATGATGGCCTCCATGCATCGAGTTGATGCTGTTGGGATCTTCACACGGATTACAGAACTAGGCTGTGTTGTGCGAAGAAGCTACTCGGTGCGAGGCCCTCTCTCCCTTGTCCACATAGACACAAATCACAAGCTAATAAG GTACAATGTTGTGATCTTTGGTGGAGTGGATGGCTACTCAAGGAAG gTCCTGTACTTGGATGCAGCAACTAACAACAGGGCAAAAACTGCATTCTCATTTTTCCTGAGATCAGCCCAGCTTCACGGCTTGCCATCAAG GGTTAGGGCAGATCAAGGAGTAGAAAACCTGGACattgcacatttcatgtttgCCACAAGAGGAACAGGGAGAGCGAGTTTCATATCTGGAAAGAGTGTCCACAATCAGAG AGTAGAACGACTTTGGCGTGATGTCTGGATTGCAGTCACTAGCAAGTACCATGATGTTCTTCACTCACTTGAGGAGGATGGCCTGCTTGACATTTCAGATGTCATTCATCTCTTTGGTGTCCACTACATCTTTGTCCCTCGACTCCGAGCAGATCTTGTCACCTTTGTTGGAGGATGGAATAATCATCCCCTCAGGACAGAAGGTGGTCTCACTCCTGAACAGCTCTGGTGTATAGGACATCTACAAGAGCTGGACGAGGGCGAGAGACTTGAG GAGCTTCAGGATCCAGGCATTGACTGGGAGAGTGCTGTACTGCAAGAAGAATCTAACAGCACAGTTGTGGTTCCTGAAATTGAATGCCCACTGGATGAGGAAACCCTGGAGGGACTTCAGAGAACAATTAATCCCTTGGAACATTCAGAGTCTTACGGTCGTGACCT GAAGGATGGGAACATGGGACTGGCCggtcatccactggagcacatgCTGGACAGCAAGAGACTCTGA
- the LOC134623136 gene encoding G2/M phase-specific E3 ubiquitin-protein ligase-like encodes MISGIESRFFEGPENKGKNPKYSLTDLDNENFRTVGEIIAVSLAQGGPSPAFFKEWCYNFLCSGEVDFSCLSKEDVADVESSLLISKVEDAADIQSLMLWADEIVTCGYTNQIKMDSKESMIRAIVLHSTTRLIPMLQQLRKGMELYGLVNLMAVNPEACHSLFVPGKILKPDADFIMMSCQPHFSEKGTSRERTERKIINFLQDFLQEIEASGH; translated from the exons ATGATTTCAGGTATTGAAAGCAGATTCTTTGAAGGACCTGAGAACAAGGGCAAAAACCCCAAGTATTCTCTGACCGATCTTGATAATGAAAACTTCAG AACTGTTGGTGAAATAATTGCAGTCAGCCTCGCCCAAGGAGGCCCATCTCCTGCCTTTTTCAAAGAATGGTGCTACAATTTCCTCTGCTCAGGAGAGGTTGATTTCAGCTGTCTGTCTAAGGAGGATGTTGCAGATGTGGAATCTTCCCTGCTCATCAGCAAA GTTGAAGATGCAGCAGACATACAGTCTCTGATGTTGTGGGCTGATGAAATTGTCACCTGTGGATACACAAACCAGATAAAGATGGATAGTAAGGAAAGCATGATACG tgCCATTGTCTTACACTCTACAACAAGACTGATTCCAATGCTACAGCAGCTCAGAAAGGGCATGGAACTGTATGGTCTTGTGAACCTGATGGCTGTAAATCCTGAAGCTTGCCACAGTTTGTTTGTGCCTGGGAAAATCCTCAAA CCAGACGCTGATTTCATTATGATGAGCTGCCAACCACATTTCAGTGAAAAGGGGACATCTAGGGAGAGAACTGAGAGGAAGATCATAAATTTTTTGCAAGATTTCTTGCAGGAGATTGAAGCATCAG GGCACTAG